A single window of Metallosphaera hakonensis JCM 8857 = DSM 7519 DNA harbors:
- a CDS encoding fumarate hydratase, producing MSLDSFYEVVEQVSETLYYKALTVIPRDVIERIRKAYETEQSELGRRVLDTIVKNIETATKRSLLVCQDTGTPVYSVELGDLELSLPKLRNSITNGVRKATLKYHLRPNMVHPLTRHNTGDNTGKNSPIIHFEINDILENKIRITALPKGSGSENMSSLKMLRPADGILGVKKFILESVVNAGGKGCPPYIVGVGIGGDFELAPYLAKKAVIRPLGSKNTDYEGARLEEELFYLINNLGIGPMGLGGKFTALGVHVEMAETHISSLPVAINIQCWRGERASAEINFDKTVSYIGD from the coding sequence ATGAGTCTAGATAGTTTTTATGAAGTCGTCGAGCAGGTATCCGAAACATTATACTATAAGGCTCTCACAGTTATACCAAGAGATGTGATAGAAAGGATTAGAAAAGCATACGAGACAGAACAAAGTGAACTTGGAAGGCGTGTCCTAGATACTATTGTAAAGAACATAGAAACGGCGACTAAAAGAAGCTTACTGGTATGTCAGGATACGGGTACGCCGGTATACTCTGTGGAACTAGGCGATCTAGAATTATCTCTTCCTAAGCTCAGGAATAGCATAACAAACGGTGTTAGGAAGGCAACATTAAAGTATCACCTAAGGCCAAACATGGTGCATCCATTAACAAGGCATAATACGGGCGACAACACAGGAAAGAATTCACCAATAATACATTTCGAAATAAATGATATCCTAGAAAATAAAATAAGAATCACTGCTTTGCCCAAGGGATCCGGTTCAGAGAACATGTCTTCACTAAAGATGTTGAGGCCAGCAGATGGAATACTGGGTGTAAAGAAGTTTATCCTGGAATCAGTTGTAAACGCTGGTGGAAAGGGATGTCCTCCCTATATCGTGGGTGTGGGAATCGGAGGTGATTTCGAACTCGCCCCTTATTTAGCGAAGAAGGCAGTTATTCGTCCTTTAGGCTCTAAAAATACTGATTACGAGGGTGCCAGGCTTGAGGAGGAACTGTTCTACCTCATAAATAATCTAGGTATTGGGCCAATGGGTTTGGGCGGGAAATTTACTGCACTAGGCGTTCATGTGGAGATGGCTGAAACTCATATAAGTAGTCTCCCAGTAGCCATTAATATTCAATGCTGGAGAGGAGAGAGAGCCAGCGCTGAGATAAACTTCGACAAAACGGTTAGCTATATTGGTGATTAG
- a CDS encoding succinate dehydrogenase/fumarate reductase iron-sulfur subunit, producing the protein MKQVFIKDGKTSEVKKIEVNEEELDNYTTILELLLKIREEREPSLVLRYSCRMALCGSCGMIINGRPRLACLTKVKDLGDKIMIEPLRNLPSIRGLVPDLKPFFAKYRSVTPFLVADDEQESPTAPYSQTDEQVKRYLQFNYCIQCGLCYSACPIVATNPKFPGPAAINVAYRYAADSRDRNKQRILKLDTPDGVWSCRIAGSCSMVCPKGVDPSLSIQLVKSSLLKR; encoded by the coding sequence ATGAAGCAGGTCTTCATTAAGGACGGGAAAACCTCTGAGGTCAAGAAAATTGAGGTGAATGAGGAGGAGTTGGATAATTATACAACAATTCTAGAGCTACTTCTAAAGATCAGGGAAGAAAGAGAGCCCAGCTTAGTCCTCCGGTATTCATGTAGAATGGCACTCTGCGGATCATGTGGTATGATAATAAACGGGAGACCTAGATTGGCATGTCTTACAAAAGTGAAGGATCTAGGGGACAAGATAATGATAGAACCGCTCAGAAATCTCCCCTCAATTAGAGGTCTGGTTCCAGATTTAAAGCCATTTTTTGCCAAGTATAGATCAGTTACTCCATTCTTGGTGGCTGATGATGAACAGGAATCTCCAACCGCTCCGTACTCCCAGACTGACGAGCAGGTAAAAAGATATCTGCAATTTAATTACTGTATTCAATGCGGTCTATGTTATTCAGCATGTCCTATTGTAGCTACCAACCCAAAATTTCCTGGGCCAGCTGCTATAAATGTTGCCTACAGATACGCCGCCGATTCTAGAGACAGGAACAAACAGCGAATTCTGAAATTGGATACGCCAGATGGTGTTTGGTCATGTAGGATAGCTGGATCATGTTCGATGGTCTGTCCCAAGGGAGTTGATCCTTCCCTTTCCATTCAACTTGTTAAATCGTCCCTCCTAAAGAGGTAG
- a CDS encoding MFS transporter, protein MADKALSWEEVKEKLFTNLDLSKEKWFHYKMLLLVGGGVFVDAYNTVVLTPVLGQLKSIFHLAAFLVTAIGVAVVIGTGIGALISGYLVDKIGRKTMFIIDLVFFVIIAGISAFSLNGYMLFALRLLVGIGVGLDYPISSSYLSEFVPIKSRGKFMAYDILFYPLGALAAILVGYWLLAVGGLDAWRFAVASAIIPAALVAVARLGSPESPRWLLEQNRVDDAITVVENVIERPLSDQEKSMIRSTKPEKVKNTYYKELLTKFSKNSAFIAIYYTGYQIAFVAAGVLSSLFATSLSIPVETASALFWIENIIAILIIAYTIDRFGRKPMANIGWIGSILAFLALIFIPSTVGKIALLAIYSLLALFLNFQGGLHLDLSAELAPTRIRGTMEGWKQGVSRIIAASFSTAIFPFMTFHDSLYVMLAAAIVAFVATIVMMPETKGKSLEQLWK, encoded by the coding sequence ATGGCAGATAAGGCTCTATCATGGGAGGAAGTAAAGGAAAAATTGTTTACCAACCTGGATCTTTCCAAGGAGAAATGGTTCCATTATAAGATGCTACTCCTGGTAGGAGGAGGCGTGTTTGTGGACGCTTATAATACGGTAGTTTTGACACCAGTGCTGGGTCAACTCAAGTCAATATTTCATTTAGCCGCGTTCCTAGTGACTGCAATTGGGGTTGCTGTGGTTATCGGAACAGGTATTGGCGCATTGATTTCTGGCTATCTAGTGGACAAAATAGGAAGAAAAACCATGTTTATTATAGATCTAGTATTTTTCGTAATAATTGCAGGAATATCTGCGTTTTCATTAAACGGTTATATGCTGTTTGCTCTTAGATTATTGGTGGGCATAGGTGTAGGACTGGATTATCCCATCTCCAGCTCATATCTTTCCGAATTCGTTCCCATCAAATCAAGAGGTAAGTTCATGGCATATGATATCCTGTTCTATCCATTGGGCGCTTTGGCAGCAATACTTGTAGGTTATTGGTTGTTAGCTGTTGGCGGACTAGATGCATGGAGATTTGCTGTGGCATCTGCAATAATCCCAGCTGCGTTAGTTGCTGTAGCTAGGTTAGGTAGTCCCGAATCTCCAAGATGGCTCTTAGAGCAGAATAGAGTTGACGATGCCATCACCGTGGTCGAAAACGTAATAGAGAGACCTCTATCCGACCAGGAAAAGTCGATGATTAGGTCGACTAAGCCAGAGAAAGTTAAGAACACGTATTACAAGGAACTGTTAACTAAGTTCTCTAAGAACTCTGCATTTATAGCAATTTATTATACAGGATACCAGATAGCTTTCGTAGCTGCGGGTGTCCTCAGCTCATTGTTTGCCACATCCCTTAGTATACCAGTAGAGACTGCATCCGCATTGTTCTGGATTGAGAATATTATCGCGATTCTAATAATTGCATATACTATTGATAGATTTGGTCGAAAGCCAATGGCGAATATAGGATGGATAGGCAGCATTCTCGCTTTTCTCGCTCTGATATTTATTCCCAGTACAGTAGGCAAAATAGCTCTCCTAGCAATATATTCGCTCTTAGCCCTTTTCCTGAATTTCCAGGGAGGATTACATCTAGACCTTTCGGCCGAACTTGCACCTACTAGAATCAGAGGAACTATGGAGGGCTGGAAACAAGGCGTCTCTAGGATTATAGCTGCCTCGTTCTCCACTGCTATCTTCCCATTCATGACGTTCCACGACTCTCTTTACGTTATGTTAGCTGCCGCTATAGTGGCGTTCGTAGCTACGATAGTTATGATGCCAGAAACCAAAGGGAAGTCTTTGGAACAATTATGGAAATAA
- a CDS encoding aldehyde dehydrogenase family protein: MDALIGNSKVSSDKEIEVKNPVTGEVIDVVPSLSRDDIKRAIEEAYMALDKLANISMARRSKLLLQIAQLIRNSAQELAVLMTKETGRPIRSSKSEIERTAQIFEMASSELRRVFEGRYIPLEEYEFPPGNEKRMAIVTREPVGVVGAITPFNFPAASFAHKVAPALAVGNSVVFKPSSLTPLTQLKLGELVSRVFPSGTLNVVTGDSQIIGDELVMNPKVSLITFTGSVSVGLDLASKAVRQGKRSIMELGGSDAEIILEDADLNKAAKAALIGRYDFAGQFCNATKRLIVRKEIEKGFTAALKEELMKLKMGDPFDEQTDYVPLISKEAKDRLTLLLEDAERNEGEILYLGNVPDKGNYFPPVLLRLTPNTNSKVLTEEVFGPILPMVTVDDDDEAIEVANSSEYGLDASIFTGNFNRAFRIASRLKVGTVILNDTTRLRWDNLPFGGVKKSGIGRESVIDTMIEMTETKVIVYNYS, from the coding sequence ATGGATGCATTAATCGGGAACTCAAAAGTCTCCTCAGACAAGGAGATAGAAGTTAAAAATCCTGTCACAGGGGAAGTGATAGACGTAGTACCGTCCCTATCTAGAGACGACATTAAAAGGGCAATAGAAGAGGCCTATATGGCTCTTGACAAGTTAGCAAACATATCAATGGCTAGGAGATCAAAATTACTTTTACAGATAGCACAGTTAATTAGGAACAGCGCTCAGGAACTCGCCGTGCTCATGACCAAGGAAACAGGAAGACCCATAAGGAGTTCCAAAAGTGAAATAGAGAGGACTGCTCAAATTTTCGAGATGGCATCCAGCGAACTTAGGAGAGTGTTCGAAGGAAGATATATTCCTTTAGAGGAATATGAATTTCCTCCAGGAAACGAAAAAAGAATGGCAATAGTAACCAGGGAACCAGTAGGTGTAGTGGGTGCCATAACGCCGTTCAACTTTCCGGCTGCAAGTTTCGCACATAAAGTAGCTCCTGCCCTAGCTGTCGGAAACAGCGTTGTATTTAAACCTTCATCCCTTACACCTCTGACTCAACTCAAGCTTGGTGAACTCGTGTCTAGGGTTTTCCCTTCTGGAACGCTAAACGTAGTAACAGGAGACTCTCAAATCATAGGAGACGAACTCGTAATGAACCCAAAGGTCAGTTTGATAACTTTCACCGGTTCGGTATCTGTCGGGCTAGATTTAGCAAGCAAGGCTGTCAGACAAGGTAAGAGGTCAATAATGGAACTTGGTGGAAGCGATGCAGAAATAATATTAGAGGACGCAGATCTGAATAAGGCAGCCAAGGCTGCCCTAATCGGAAGATATGATTTCGCTGGCCAATTCTGTAATGCCACAAAAAGACTCATAGTAAGAAAAGAGATAGAGAAGGGATTTACTGCTGCTCTGAAGGAGGAATTAATGAAACTTAAGATGGGAGACCCATTTGACGAGCAAACCGATTACGTTCCTTTAATTTCCAAAGAGGCTAAAGACAGGTTAACGCTCCTTCTAGAAGATGCCGAGAGAAATGAGGGTGAGATCTTATACCTAGGTAACGTACCAGACAAGGGTAACTACTTTCCTCCAGTTCTATTAAGGCTTACACCCAACACTAATTCCAAAGTACTTACAGAGGAAGTGTTTGGTCCAATCCTCCCAATGGTTACTGTTGACGATGACGATGAGGCTATAGAAGTGGCTAACTCCAGCGAGTATGGCTTAGACGCATCGATCTTTACTGGGAACTTTAACAGGGCCTTTAGAATTGCATCAAGATTAAAGGTAGGAACAGTGATTCTAAATGATACCACTAGACTTAGATGGGATAACCTTCCATTCGGGGGAGTAAAGAAAAGCGGTATAGGAAGAGAAAGCGTAATAGACACAATGATTGAGATGACCGAAACAAAAGTTATTGTATATAACTATTCTTAA
- a CDS encoding Ldh family oxidoreductase, which translates to MIVSVDDLKSIISEILDLRRVYGKEIIIDHLIEAELRGHSSHGIQRLIPLIKGIELGTIKRILDYNVLKSKGNSLLIDGKSSIGMVLWSHLIQERFDEPASIIAVRNASHIGFLGYYTEKLSRRGLASIMFGNAEPAVVLPGTSKKVLSTSPLSISIPSDPPVVLDMALSATSRGKIIEAKRKGESLSPGVAVDDNGNPTIDPELALKGGILPMGGIKGFFLMLTLELLSSFLSGSAIGPEVRGVINTENPPNKGEVLVVINPSFFERNTESVIKIRNLIGTEFPGEHGLNLRKRRLSEGIPLDNNLWNQLIALKEKIPFFA; encoded by the coding sequence ATGATTGTAAGCGTAGACGATCTTAAATCAATAATTTCGGAAATATTGGATCTGAGGAGAGTATATGGCAAGGAGATAATCATTGATCACTTAATAGAGGCCGAACTAAGGGGACACTCATCCCATGGCATCCAAAGGTTGATCCCACTTATAAAGGGAATAGAACTCGGAACGATAAAAAGAATCTTGGACTATAACGTTCTAAAAAGTAAGGGAAATTCACTCCTTATCGACGGGAAGAGTAGCATAGGAATGGTGTTATGGAGTCACCTTATCCAGGAAAGGTTTGATGAGCCTGCTAGCATTATTGCCGTAAGAAATGCCTCACATATAGGATTTCTAGGCTATTACACAGAGAAACTATCAAGAAGAGGTCTAGCTTCAATTATGTTCGGGAATGCGGAGCCTGCAGTGGTTTTACCCGGAACCTCAAAGAAGGTTCTTTCAACTTCCCCGCTTTCAATTTCTATTCCCAGCGACCCACCGGTGGTCTTAGACATGGCACTTTCTGCAACATCCAGAGGAAAGATAATTGAGGCAAAAAGAAAGGGAGAATCTTTATCACCTGGAGTAGCTGTAGACGATAATGGAAATCCAACCATAGATCCAGAACTGGCTCTTAAAGGAGGGATACTTCCTATGGGTGGCATAAAGGGTTTCTTCCTGATGCTAACTCTAGAGTTATTGAGTTCATTTCTTTCCGGTTCAGCTATAGGTCCAGAGGTCCGCGGCGTCATAAATACTGAAAACCCACCAAATAAGGGGGAAGTTCTGGTAGTTATAAATCCCTCTTTTTTTGAGAGGAATACCGAGAGTGTCATAAAAATTAGAAACTTAATTGGGACTGAGTTCCCTGGAGAACATGGACTGAACCTGAGGAAAAGGAGACTGTCGGAAGGTATACCGCTTGACAATAATCTTTGGAATCAATTGATAGCACTGAAGGAGAAGATCCCGTTTTTCGCTTAA
- a CDS encoding UxaA family hydrolase, translating to MPRGLIHSEKDDVCVATTDIKKGEEVLCAYLENNSAHVIVKSMDDIPLGHKIALRDIKQGEKLLKYGRPIGMATANISKGQHVHVHNLKSMRWGK from the coding sequence ATGCCAAGAGGCCTAATTCACTCAGAAAAGGACGACGTATGTGTAGCTACAACAGATATAAAGAAAGGGGAAGAAGTATTATGTGCATATCTGGAAAACAATTCTGCTCATGTCATAGTGAAGAGCATGGACGATATTCCTCTAGGCCATAAAATAGCTTTAAGAGATATTAAGCAAGGAGAGAAGTTACTAAAATATGGAAGGCCAATAGGCATGGCTACAGCCAATATTTCTAAAGGTCAACATGTACATGTTCATAACTTAAAATCAATGAGGTGGGGGAAATGA
- a CDS encoding FAD-binding protein gives MEAEVITTDLIVLGSGLAGLRAAIEFDKLSNGRYEVSVISKVQVMRSHSVAPEGGAAAVMQKGDSFEQHAYDTIKGSDFLADQDVVQQFVLDAPGEIVQLEHWGMPWARDSEGNLLARAFGAHEVPRTYFAYDRTGFFLMKTLYDRAQAGKNIKFYHEFFATAIIHDGTRFRGLIAMDRATGNFFLFKGKALIMATGGIGRIYKYVTYSHTVTGDGLAMAYRAGIPLKDMEFIQWLPTTMIPYGIPATEALRGHGALLLNAEGDRFMKKYAPRKMELAARDVVTRAILTEIKEGKGVEGPRSMKAVLLDTRPVGEDRLKSIYKTFRENAIQFLGKDPLDEPIPVLPAAHYSMGGIHVQGTELATPLKGVFAAGEVANVSLHGANRLGSNSLPACLVTGKWAGRSAFAYISALNSDVLVDLTEKVKVEINKSYSLIKKENGSSTVYDIRNEVQTIMEDYVGVFRNEDGLMDALKRIKSLKESYKEVYVRDRAFDYNLEWVHAHEVTNLLDMAEVITNSALNRKESRGAHFRQDFPVRDDQNYLKHTLTTFAIEGPIITYIPVTITKWKPTERVY, from the coding sequence ATGGAAGCTGAAGTGATTACTACAGACCTAATTGTGCTTGGTAGCGGACTCGCTGGATTGAGAGCCGCAATAGAATTCGACAAACTCTCCAATGGGAGATATGAGGTTTCAGTGATCTCCAAGGTTCAAGTCATGAGATCCCACTCCGTCGCTCCTGAAGGTGGAGCGGCGGCGGTGATGCAAAAAGGGGACTCCTTCGAACAACACGCTTACGATACTATCAAGGGATCCGATTTCCTCGCCGATCAGGACGTTGTTCAACAGTTCGTTCTGGATGCGCCCGGTGAGATCGTTCAACTGGAACATTGGGGAATGCCTTGGGCCAGAGATTCAGAGGGAAACCTTCTAGCTAGGGCCTTTGGAGCCCATGAGGTACCAAGGACTTACTTCGCCTATGATAGGACTGGATTCTTCCTCATGAAAACTTTGTATGATAGGGCTCAAGCTGGGAAGAACATCAAATTCTATCACGAATTCTTCGCTACCGCTATAATTCATGACGGAACCAGGTTTAGGGGTCTCATTGCCATGGATAGGGCTACTGGGAATTTCTTTCTCTTCAAGGGTAAAGCCTTAATCATGGCAACAGGTGGGATAGGACGAATATATAAATACGTTACATATTCTCACACGGTCACTGGCGATGGACTAGCTATGGCATATAGAGCAGGTATACCGCTCAAGGATATGGAATTCATTCAATGGCTACCTACAACCATGATTCCCTACGGTATCCCAGCCACTGAAGCGTTGAGAGGGCATGGAGCATTGCTCCTGAACGCAGAAGGGGATAGATTCATGAAAAAATACGCGCCGAGGAAGATGGAACTAGCCGCGAGAGACGTTGTTACTAGAGCAATTCTCACTGAGATAAAGGAAGGTAAGGGAGTTGAAGGCCCCAGGAGTATGAAAGCGGTGCTTCTTGACACTAGACCAGTCGGAGAGGATAGGCTTAAGTCCATTTATAAAACCTTTAGGGAAAACGCAATTCAGTTTCTTGGTAAGGATCCTTTAGATGAGCCAATTCCCGTACTTCCGGCAGCTCACTACTCCATGGGCGGAATTCATGTCCAAGGAACCGAGCTTGCAACTCCATTGAAGGGAGTTTTTGCTGCAGGAGAAGTGGCCAATGTAAGTCTTCATGGAGCGAACAGGTTAGGTTCCAATTCTTTACCCGCGTGCTTGGTAACAGGAAAATGGGCCGGTAGAAGCGCGTTTGCCTACATCTCTGCCCTCAACTCAGATGTTCTAGTGGATTTAACAGAGAAGGTAAAGGTAGAGATAAATAAGTCTTATTCCCTGATAAAGAAAGAGAATGGCTCAAGTACAGTTTATGATATTAGAAACGAGGTCCAGACCATTATGGAAGACTATGTTGGAGTATTCAGAAATGAAGATGGACTCATGGATGCGCTAAAAAGGATAAAGTCACTAAAGGAATCCTATAAGGAAGTTTATGTGAGGGATAGGGCTTTCGATTACAATCTAGAATGGGTTCACGCTCACGAGGTCACGAATCTCCTCGATATGGCTGAAGTTATAACTAATTCTGCCCTTAACAGAAAAGAATCTAGAGGAGCTCACTTTAGGCAAGACTTCCCGGTCAGAGATGATCAGAACTATCTCAAGCATACATTAACTACATTCGCGATTGAAGGCCCGATTATAACCTACATTCCAGTGACCATAACGAAGTGGAAACCTACTGAAAGGGTGTACTGA
- a CDS encoding succinate dehydrogenase: MRESTLRLITYGSGIFVLVFVIIHLIVLSVGGLAINVSYNVVINELRNTAYSTVLVMLLLATLIHSGLGVRRALTDSGMSKRSIGIIIGIVTVIFLGIFALGILTVIG; the protein is encoded by the coding sequence ATGAGGGAATCAACCCTTAGACTGATAACCTACGGATCTGGGATTTTCGTACTAGTCTTCGTAATTATACATTTAATAGTACTTTCAGTGGGAGGCTTAGCCATAAACGTCTCCTATAACGTGGTAATAAATGAGCTCAGAAACACAGCGTATTCTACAGTGCTAGTTATGTTGCTTCTCGCTACTCTTATTCACTCTGGGCTTGGAGTTAGAAGAGCACTTACGGACTCTGGAATGAGCAAACGCTCTATTGGAATAATTATAGGAATAGTTACTGTAATTTTCCTAGGCATATTTGCTCTGGGAATACTGACTGTGATAGGGTGA
- a CDS encoding FumA C-terminus/TtdB family hydratase beta subunit, whose translation MKELVTPLGEETAESLLLGEEVYLSGKIYIMRDATLRRIFEEGATLPVTLKDQVIFFGAPSFVKENDEYRILSVGVTTSQRMEKYIPRLLRELGVRAIIGKGELSEKMNQEFSGSRSVYLLFVGGAAALATSSIQRVNKVWWEDLKGEALFEVEMKSLGPAFVAIDVNGNNLLLNNRNKVLENLRSIMKEEE comes from the coding sequence TTGAAAGAATTAGTAACTCCACTTGGCGAGGAAACAGCCGAATCTCTACTGCTTGGGGAAGAAGTATATCTATCGGGGAAAATATATATAATGAGGGATGCCACTCTTAGAAGGATTTTTGAAGAAGGGGCCACGCTACCGGTGACCTTAAAGGATCAAGTAATTTTCTTTGGCGCCCCGAGTTTCGTTAAGGAGAACGATGAATATAGGATACTCTCAGTCGGTGTTACAACCTCACAGCGCATGGAAAAATACATTCCGAGACTTTTAAGAGAGCTAGGAGTTAGGGCTATCATTGGAAAGGGAGAATTAAGCGAGAAGATGAATCAAGAGTTCTCGGGATCTAGATCAGTGTATTTACTTTTTGTTGGGGGCGCAGCTGCTTTGGCTACTTCCTCTATTCAGAGAGTGAACAAGGTATGGTGGGAAGATTTGAAAGGCGAAGCTCTTTTTGAGGTTGAAATGAAATCGCTGGGGCCTGCATTCGTGGCAATAGATGTCAACGGCAATAATCTACTTTTGAATAATAGAAATAAAGTATTGGAAAATCTGAGATCTATCATGAAGGAGGAAGAGTAG
- a CDS encoding succinate dehydrogenase, cytochrome b556 subunit: MGVREWFRLKGWNKERTLMAFHRITGWALTLFIVGHVVFVHEVRDGISIWNSLLTVDSSVFGKVLLLGIMMALIFHAINGIRIMLIESGHLLTKPKEQEYPYTTWLTSRRHQIYVMAMGTIGIVLTVYAGVVIFS; encoded by the coding sequence ATGGGGGTAAGAGAGTGGTTTAGGCTAAAAGGTTGGAATAAGGAAAGAACGTTAATGGCGTTCCATAGAATAACTGGATGGGCTCTAACGCTGTTCATAGTGGGGCATGTTGTATTTGTACATGAGGTAAGAGATGGAATTTCTATTTGGAACTCACTTCTTACGGTGGATTCAAGTGTATTCGGGAAAGTTCTACTACTCGGCATAATGATGGCTCTAATATTTCATGCGATAAACGGTATAAGAATTATGTTAATAGAATCAGGTCACCTGCTAACTAAGCCAAAGGAACAAGAATATCCATACACGACATGGTTAACAAGTAGAAGACATCAAATCTACGTAATGGCTATGGGGACAATTGGAATAGTTCTCACGGTTTACGCTGGAGTGGTGATTTTCTCATGA
- a CDS encoding APC family permease produces MSDKPYKLAKIVGPVVIMASAVSQEYGAGINAVAIQSIGSYPAVLGLVPLIMFITGLLMLPKVFMYQRFGGVASKSGGQYVWISRTTSPELGFIVHFLYWIGIVSAMGFIGFTVGSTLASTLVSLGITAGSWFSTFLGHIILGLTLIWGFFLIHYSGVKSYGVLVIILFGLILLAAVISIAVGFITPNSVYTHYLSSQVFKGSIPSYPTPQLSYSAFFGTITLFIFAYAGISAAPLLGGEARNPKRDMPRGIMYAWIIALILFSLVSLAIFHIISGQQVLSLIRSKDSYYATIPGIINIAEPSLLGALFSVIVTVIIAKTIVPELLTSSRTLFAWGEDRILPGIFTHTTRFKSPDFALFVSALFASLYLVYTTSVGVSAVDVRSLSVIIEMMALGSGVLLVSRKKEKKEWEKHVSNTSMKIASIAAIIVSLIIIPSIYIVPNVPILLQPSVQVILVIVVGLAIYEIARLYHKRTNNIDLNDLIKKELPLE; encoded by the coding sequence GTGTCAGACAAACCTTACAAACTGGCCAAAATAGTTGGCCCAGTGGTCATAATGGCCTCCGCAGTAAGCCAAGAATACGGAGCCGGAATTAATGCTGTAGCAATCCAGAGCATAGGCTCATACCCTGCTGTGCTAGGTCTTGTACCACTTATAATGTTCATTACTGGACTTCTAATGCTTCCAAAGGTGTTCATGTACCAAAGATTTGGTGGAGTGGCAAGCAAAAGCGGTGGTCAATACGTATGGATCTCTAGAACAACGTCGCCTGAGTTAGGTTTCATTGTTCATTTCCTCTACTGGATTGGTATCGTGTCCGCCATGGGCTTCATTGGTTTCACCGTTGGGTCGACATTAGCTTCGACTCTTGTGTCCCTAGGTATTACAGCCGGATCATGGTTTTCGACGTTTCTGGGACATATAATATTGGGGTTGACGCTCATATGGGGATTCTTTTTAATCCATTATTCTGGAGTAAAATCTTATGGAGTTTTAGTTATTATACTGTTTGGGTTAATATTATTAGCAGCGGTTATCTCAATAGCTGTGGGTTTCATAACTCCAAATTCGGTTTATACACATTACCTTTCCTCCCAGGTATTTAAAGGATCTATACCCAGTTATCCCACACCTCAGTTATCCTATTCCGCTTTCTTCGGTACCATTACCTTATTCATATTTGCCTATGCCGGTATCAGCGCTGCCCCTCTTCTTGGGGGTGAGGCTAGGAATCCAAAGAGAGATATGCCAAGGGGAATCATGTACGCATGGATAATAGCCTTAATACTTTTCTCTTTGGTATCGTTGGCTATCTTTCATATTATATCTGGACAGCAAGTTTTATCGCTGATACGTTCTAAAGATTCCTATTATGCTACTATACCTGGGATCATAAATATTGCAGAACCTTCCCTTTTGGGGGCACTATTCTCGGTTATTGTCACAGTGATTATTGCCAAGACGATTGTACCTGAATTGCTTACCTCCAGTAGAACTTTATTCGCCTGGGGAGAGGATAGAATACTTCCTGGGATCTTTACTCATACCACTAGGTTTAAGTCTCCAGATTTTGCCTTATTCGTCTCGGCATTATTCGCGTCATTATACTTAGTATATACGACGTCAGTGGGGGTATCAGCAGTGGATGTAAGATCGCTCTCTGTGATAATAGAGATGATGGCCTTGGGATCAGGAGTTCTGCTAGTCTCGAGAAAGAAAGAGAAAAAAGAGTGGGAAAAACATGTTTCCAATACTTCTATGAAGATTGCTTCAATAGCTGCTATTATAGTGAGCCTCATTATTATTCCCAGCATATATATCGTGCCCAATGTTCCTATACTTCTTCAGCCATCGGTCCAGGTGATACTTGTTATAGTTGTTGGATTAGCTATATATGAAATAGCTAGATTATATCATAAGCGCACAAATAATATAGATCTCAACGATTTAATTAAGAAGGAATTACCTTTAGAATAA